The following proteins are encoded in a genomic region of Candidatus Woesearchaeota archaeon:
- a CDS encoding 30S ribosomal protein S27e, which produces MVEKNIETNKEKSGFVKVKCHSCGNEQVIFGKAATEIKCLNKECAEVLAIPRGGKAAIKAEILELY; this is translated from the coding sequence ATGGTTGAAAAAAATATTGAAACAAACAAAGAAAAGTCTGGTTTTGTTAAAGTTAAATGTCATAGTTGTGGTAATGAACAAGTAATCTTCGGAAAAGCTGCAACAGAGATTAAATGTCTTAACAAAGAGTGCGCTGAAGTTTTAGCTATTCCTCGAGGAGGAAAAGCTGCAATTAAAGCTGAGATTTTAGAATTGTACTAA
- a CDS encoding 30S ribosomal protein S9 codes for MAAQKVLKTGKRKTSVARVFLSKGKGSIMINNEKVESYVPNELLRLKVKEPLLLAEAQDKYDVKVNVFGGGQTSQVDAIRQGIARALVEMTGSDDLKKKFLEYDRSLLVSDPRFKEMRKPNCSKARAKRQKSYR; via the coding sequence ATGGCTGCACAAAAAGTATTAAAAACAGGAAAAAGAAAAACATCTGTTGCAAGAGTTTTTCTAAGTAAAGGTAAAGGTTCAATTATGATTAATAATGAAAAGGTTGAATCATATGTTCCAAATGAATTACTAAGACTAAAAGTAAAAGAGCCACTTCTCTTAGCAGAAGCTCAAGATAAATACGATGTTAAAGTAAATGTATTCGGTGGTGGACAAACTTCACAAGTTGATGCAATTAGACAAGGTATTGCAAGAGCTTTAGTTGAAATGACTGGTAGTGATGATCTAAAAAAGAAATTTTTAGAATATGATCGAAGTCTTCTTGTATCTGATCCAAGATTCAAAGAAATGAGAAAACCTAATTGTTCAAAAGCGAGAGCTAAAAGACAAAAATCTTATCGTTAA
- the rplM gene encoding 50S ribosomal protein L13 yields the protein MTESKTKVEKATIIDGKDLILGRLGSNIAKRLLLGESIKIVNCKEIVILGRKKYLVEKYKTKITNKVIKQGPYISRSPADIVKRAFRNMVPYKNQRGIDALKRLKCYNSTPSVLLNSEKEQVENAKMDNNSVFYYTKVGEICEVLGYTKMK from the coding sequence ATGACAGAAAGTAAGACAAAAGTAGAAAAAGCAACAATCATTGACGGAAAAGATTTAATCTTAGGTAGACTTGGAAGTAATATTGCAAAAAGACTTCTTTTAGGGGAGTCAATTAAAATCGTAAACTGTAAAGAGATTGTGATTTTGGGAAGAAAGAAATATTTAGTAGAAAAATATAAGACAAAAATTACTAATAAAGTAATTAAACAAGGTCCATATATTTCAAGAAGTCCTGCTGATATTGTAAAAAGAGCTTTTAGAAACATGGTTCCTTATAAAAATCAAAGAGGAATTGATGCACTAAAAAGATTAAAGTGTTATAATTCAACACCTAGTGTATTATTAAATTCAGAAAAGGAACAAGTTGAAAATGCTAAAATGGATAACAACTCAGTATTTTATTATACTAAAGTTGGTGAGATTTGTGAGGTATTAGGTTACACTAAGATGAAATAA
- a CDS encoding DNA-directed RNA polymerase subunit D encodes MVEFKDNGVIGNFKFKDESNLIVNSIRRIIIDEVPTFAIEDVEVVINGSPLYDETIAQRLGLIPIKTDLSSYNMKKDCKCGGIGCAMCEVKMTLSQDEAGYVLSGKINSDDPQVIPIDLDIPITKIFGDAKFELNLKAILGNGLEHAKWSPAHTYMKETKTGIELIVEPHGQLSSKETYNKAIDILIEKITDLEGQL; translated from the coding sequence ATGGTTGAGTTTAAAGATAATGGTGTTATTGGTAATTTCAAATTTAAAGATGAATCAAATTTAATCGTTAACTCTATTAGAAGAATCATTATTGATGAAGTTCCAACATTTGCAATTGAAGATGTAGAAGTTGTAATTAATGGTTCTCCTTTGTACGATGAAACTATAGCTCAAAGATTAGGTTTAATACCTATCAAAACTGATTTATCTAGTTACAATATGAAAAAAGATTGTAAATGTGGTGGAATTGGTTGTGCTATGTGTGAGGTTAAGATGACTCTATCTCAAGATGAAGCAGGTTATGTTTTATCTGGAAAAATTAACTCTGATGATCCTCAAGTTATACCTATTGATTTAGATATCCCAATTACAAAAATATTTGGAGATGCTAAATTTGAATTAAATTTGAAAGCTATTTTAGGTAATGGTTTAGAACATGCAAAATGGTCTCCTGCTCATACATATATGAAAGAGACTAAAACTGGAATTGAATTAATCGTAGAACCTCACGGTCAATTAAGTTCAAAAGAGACATACAACAAAGCAATAGATATTTTAATTGAAAAAATAACAGATTTGGAGGGTCAATTGTAA
- the rpsK gene encoding 30S ribosomal protein S11, with translation MIHIHSSYNNTHLHVTDVTGSETIVKVTGGMVSKSDRLKATPNVAMAAAKEIADACHKSGVSALYVKLRGVGGHNGPMNPGPGAQAAIRMLTRYGIKLGRIEDVTPVPHDSCRKKGGKRGRRV, from the coding sequence ATGATTCATATTCACTCATCTTACAATAATACTCATTTACATGTAACTGATGTTACAGGTTCTGAAACAATTGTTAAAGTAACTGGTGGTATGGTTTCAAAATCTGATAGATTAAAAGCTACACCTAATGTTGCAATGGCAGCTGCAAAAGAAATTGCTGATGCATGTCATAAATCTGGAGTTAGTGCACTATATGTTAAACTAAGAGGAGTTGGAGGTCATAATGGTCCAATGAATCCTGGTCCTGGTGCTCAAGCTGCAATTAGAATGCTTACAAGATACGGAATTAAACTTGGAAGAATTGAAGATGTAACTCCTGTTCCACATGACTCATGTAGGAAGAAGGGTGGAAAGAGAGGTAGAAGAGTTTAA
- a CDS encoding 30S ribosomal protein S4, protein MGLPIKHRKKFVSHKKRWDKATILEESKIVEDYALKNKKEIRKIEESLSHYKTIAKDLNKTAETKESEQAQNFIAKMKKLGFLDVDAQSLDEVLDITIRDILDRRLSNIVYKLKLSRTPRQARQFIVHGHVLINGRCVDSPSCLISLEEEANLEFKPHSSLSDEAHPERVLASGGMIEVEEMKEIPLTSEAESFDEKEAKLDDEEQDEVAK, encoded by the coding sequence ATGGGACTGCCAATTAAACATAGAAAAAAATTCGTATCTCATAAAAAGAGATGGGATAAAGCAACTATCCTTGAAGAATCCAAAATTGTTGAAGATTATGCATTAAAGAATAAGAAAGAAATCAGAAAGATTGAAGAAAGCTTATCTCACTATAAAACTATTGCAAAAGATTTAAACAAGACTGCAGAAACTAAAGAGAGTGAACAGGCACAAAATTTCATTGCTAAAATGAAGAAATTAGGTTTCCTAGATGTTGATGCTCAATCCTTAGATGAAGTTTTAGACATTACAATTAGAGACATCTTAGATAGAAGATTATCAAATATTGTTTACAAATTAAAATTGTCAAGAACTCCTAGACAAGCAAGACAATTCATTGTTCATGGTCATGTATTAATTAATGGTAGATGTGTAGATTCACCTTCATGTCTGATATCATTAGAAGAAGAAGCTAATTTAGAATTCAAACCACACTCATCTCTATCAGATGAAGCACATCCTGAAAGGGTATTAGCATCTGGTGGAATGATTGAAGTTGAAGAAATGAAAGAAATTCCTTTAACTAGTGAAGCTGAATCTTTTGATGAAAAAGAAGCTAAATTAGATGATGAAGAACAAGATGAGGTAGCTAAATAA
- the rpsM gene encoding 30S ribosomal protein S13 produces the protein MAKEQKQQVELIRIMGTDLKANNTLMYGLANIKGINLMFSNAMCNVLKLDKNRKISSLSEKETEVIESFLSNPKKEGIPEWMLNSRRDLETGDNLHFIAKDIDFNLIQIKRRLGKLRTYKGLRHRAQLPLRGQRTKSNFRRNKTMAAKKAKQTGGKK, from the coding sequence ATGGCTAAGGAGCAAAAACAACAAGTTGAACTTATTAGGATCATGGGAACAGACCTAAAGGCAAACAATACTTTAATGTATGGTTTAGCTAATATTAAAGGTATTAATCTCATGTTTTCTAATGCTATGTGCAACGTACTAAAATTGGATAAAAATAGGAAAATTAGTTCCCTTTCTGAAAAAGAAACAGAAGTAATTGAATCATTTTTATCTAATCCAAAAAAGGAAGGAATTCCTGAATGGATGCTGAATTCAAGAAGAGATTTAGAGACTGGAGACAATTTGCATTTTATTGCAAAAGATATTGACTTTAACTTAATTCAAATTAAAAGAAGATTAGGTAAATTAAGAACTTACAAAGGTTTGAGACATAGAGCACAATTACCTCTAAGAGGACAAAGAACCAAGTCTAACTTCAGGAGAAATAAAACTATGGCTGCTAAAAAAGCTAAACAAACTGGAGGCAAGAAATAA
- a CDS encoding helicase-related protein produces MKKIELVKDFSARSYQQSLFANSIDKNTLVILPTGLGKTIVAIMLVVFYFNKNNKKILFLAPTKPLVEQQEKSFKGFFKNSDDFNFQVLTGLVSPAKRKLIYKESDFIFSTPQLIENDIINKTINPSDFGLVVFDEAHRGTGNYAYTFIAEQFDKAKCRILALTASPGSSMEEITAVTDNLMIENIQVKRYEDNDVKPYVQETKIEVIKIKLNEEFEPIRKNLDKSFSKRVEFLKSIDYLKGKNAKQISKRDLLDLQTELRLYVTQGDADENIWKAISVSAGLMKLQYGIELFESQEISSAFTYFFNFFRAGGDKSKAAEELTRDLDFREAYDSIAKLYKEGVKHPKLLKLKDVVNDEILKNKDLRIIIFSQYRDTATKIVDELSKIKEIKPALFVGQAKKGDFKLSQKEQKAILQKFRDGEHNIIVSTSVGEEGLDIPKVDLVIFYEPVPSAIRTIQRIGRTGRFKAGMAYILVTEGTRDVVTRHIANAKEKRMYKVLDQLQNGNEKESKPQERGLSEFLTKKDKKEEIIEDSKKEIKVENSFMPKIYVDNRENTDLIKELFKLDEIEVEAKQLEVGDIVISENIAIERKAKIDFVNSLLDKRLFPQLLDLARNYRRPVLILEGEENIFGLRNINPNVIRSTISAIAIDLRIPIIYTSNLKETAQMILTITKRVYKDKKEISLVANKSSHSENEELEKFVSTIPKVNVVTAKGLLSHFKSIKELVNSTEKDLVECEGVGKVRAKSLVEFFEREYKMNKN; encoded by the coding sequence ATGAAGAAGATAGAACTAGTTAAAGATTTCTCCGCAAGGTCATACCAGCAGAGTCTTTTTGCAAATTCTATTGACAAAAACACATTAGTTATTTTACCTACAGGTCTTGGTAAGACTATTGTTGCCATTATGCTTGTAGTTTTTTATTTTAATAAAAACAATAAAAAGATATTATTTCTAGCACCTACAAAACCTTTAGTTGAACAACAAGAAAAGTCTTTCAAAGGATTCTTTAAAAATTCGGATGATTTTAATTTTCAAGTTTTAACAGGATTAGTTTCACCAGCAAAAAGAAAGTTAATATATAAAGAAAGTGATTTTATTTTTTCAACTCCACAACTTATTGAAAATGATATTATTAACAAAACTATTAACCCTTCTGATTTTGGATTAGTAGTCTTCGATGAAGCGCATCGAGGAACGGGGAATTATGCATACACTTTTATTGCTGAGCAGTTTGATAAGGCAAAGTGTAGAATCCTCGCTTTAACTGCATCTCCGGGCTCAAGCATGGAAGAAATAACTGCGGTTACTGATAATTTAATGATTGAAAACATACAAGTTAAGAGATATGAAGATAATGATGTTAAACCTTATGTTCAAGAAACTAAAATTGAAGTTATTAAAATAAAATTAAATGAAGAGTTTGAACCAATACGAAAAAATTTAGACAAATCATTTAGTAAAAGAGTAGAATTCTTAAAGAGTATTGATTACCTTAAAGGAAAAAATGCAAAACAAATTTCTAAAAGAGACTTACTTGATTTACAAACCGAATTAAGACTCTATGTTACTCAAGGAGATGCTGATGAGAATATATGGAAAGCAATCTCTGTCTCAGCAGGACTTATGAAACTTCAATATGGTATTGAACTTTTTGAAAGCCAAGAAATTAGTTCTGCTTTTACATATTTTTTTAATTTTTTTAGAGCTGGAGGAGATAAGTCAAAAGCAGCTGAGGAACTGACTCGAGATCTTGATTTTAGAGAAGCATATGATAGTATTGCAAAATTATACAAAGAGGGAGTTAAACATCCTAAGCTTTTAAAATTAAAAGATGTTGTGAATGATGAGATCTTAAAAAATAAAGATTTGAGAATTATTATATTTAGTCAATATAGAGATACTGCAACAAAAATTGTTGATGAACTATCAAAGATTAAAGAGATTAAGCCAGCACTTTTCGTAGGACAAGCAAAGAAAGGAGACTTTAAACTCTCACAAAAAGAACAAAAAGCTATTTTACAAAAATTCAGGGATGGTGAACATAATATTATTGTATCAACTAGTGTAGGAGAAGAAGGCCTAGATATTCCTAAAGTAGATCTAGTGATTTTTTATGAACCAGTACCTTCAGCAATCAGAACTATCCAAAGAATTGGAAGAACTGGAAGATTCAAAGCAGGAATGGCATATATTCTTGTAACTGAAGGGACAAGAGATGTTGTAACAAGACATATCGCAAATGCTAAAGAAAAACGAATGTATAAGGTTTTAGACCAGTTACAAAATGGAAATGAAAAAGAATCAAAACCTCAAGAGCGAGGACTTAGTGAGTTTTTAACCAAAAAAGATAAAAAAGAAGAAATAATTGAAGATTCTAAAAAAGAAATTAAAGTAGAAAACAGTTTCATGCCTAAAATCTATGTTGATAATCGTGAGAATACAGATTTAATTAAAGAGTTATTTAAGTTGGATGAAATTGAAGTTGAAGCAAAGCAATTAGAAGTAGGAGATATTGTGATTTCAGAAAATATTGCAATTGAGAGAAAAGCAAAAATTGACTTTGTTAATTCTCTTTTAGATAAAAGATTATTTCCTCAATTACTTGATTTAGCAAGAAACTATCGAAGACCTGTATTAATTCTAGAAGGTGAAGAAAATATATTTGGTTTAAGAAATATAAATCCTAATGTAATTAGATCAACAATTAGTGCTATTGCTATTGACTTAAGGATTCCAATTATTTATACTTCGAACTTAAAAGAAACTGCTCAAATGATTCTTACAATTACAAAACGAGTATATAAAGATAAGAAAGAAATTTCACTTGTTGCAAATAAGAGTTCACATAGTGAAAATGAAGAATTAGAGAAGTTTGTATCAACCATTCCTAAAGTTAATGTGGTTACGGCTAAAGGACTATTAAGTCACTTCAAAAGCATTAAAGAACTTGTGAATTCTACAGAGAAAGACTTGGTTGAATGTGAAGGTGTAGGAAAAGTAAGGGCAAAATCATTAGTTGAGTTTTTTGAAAGAGAGTATAAAATGAATAAAAACTAA
- a CDS encoding ABC transporter permease, giving the protein MIGKNLKIIFRSPFTILLLVLAPILLMFVVGFTYSGTSLSDTNIGLIETETQMFDAIKVRPELREVNFIEYYDGGYNQSRDSCKEDLKQSKVHLCMSFIPYYDRNGNLLSANIIYYIDNTRPQISDIIVRNFNVYIDDQTKIMSEKTINDIFSEVNETLSFMEDSKELIDDLLVDINTAKINLEDAIDLLEEGSKEYDVIYSQVLNQRYNINTQISSLEEDSLKLDNDLDDLDSEINSLSNSLPSQISMLTNTINGINTYAQTNPEIYNYVDIGDLNELENDLENLEDNLDDVQSTSNSVSNNLGAINDINNLQMAFNTLIDSLGLMKGYMDTANSESQKLLYEMNIREKELTEIRDQIDDKLAYFKEVTNRDASDITEPISKKNLLLWTGLQRVHQLSPVIVILVLLFIGLLLSNVVVSLEINSNAYFRNLISPVKQGKFVLSLFFTSMLIILFQMFFLFLIIQMVFKIEVFTLSKLFSVGLVVILILMIFVLTGIFLAYLFSSIQISILFTTFLMLFLFLLSDIIVPLEIMPKIFSTLLRLNPVIIGEDLIRRLFFIDEFSLSLKDIIIFIPYNIILIVLVTVASRMRVKNMF; this is encoded by the coding sequence ATGATTGGAAAGAACTTGAAAATTATTTTCAGAAGTCCTTTTACAATTTTACTTTTAGTATTAGCTCCAATCTTATTAATGTTTGTTGTTGGATTTACTTATAGTGGAACTTCTCTTTCAGATACTAATATTGGATTAATAGAAACTGAAACTCAAATGTTTGATGCAATAAAAGTTAGACCTGAATTGCGTGAAGTCAATTTTATTGAATATTATGATGGTGGATATAATCAATCTAGAGATAGTTGTAAGGAAGATTTAAAGCAGAGCAAAGTTCATCTATGTATGAGTTTTATTCCATATTATGATAGAAATGGGAATCTTCTTAGTGCTAATATTATCTATTATATTGATAATACTAGGCCTCAAATTAGTGATATAATTGTTAGAAATTTTAATGTATATATCGATGATCAAACTAAGATAATGTCTGAAAAGACTATAAATGATATTTTTTCTGAAGTTAATGAGACTTTATCTTTTATGGAGGATAGTAAAGAATTAATTGATGATTTATTAGTTGATATTAATACTGCTAAAATTAATTTAGAAGATGCAATAGATTTATTAGAAGAAGGAAGTAAGGAATATGATGTGATTTATTCACAAGTTCTTAATCAGAGATATAATATTAATACTCAAATAAGTTCTCTTGAAGAGGATAGCTTAAAGTTAGACAATGATCTTGATGATTTAGATTCTGAAATTAATTCATTATCGAATTCTTTACCAAGTCAAATTTCGATGCTTACTAATACAATTAATGGGATTAATACTTATGCACAAACAAATCCTGAGATTTATAATTATGTAGATATAGGTGATTTAAATGAATTAGAAAATGATTTAGAAAATTTAGAAGATAATTTAGATGATGTTCAAAGCACTTCAAATAGTGTTTCTAATAATTTGGGAGCGATTAATGATATAAATAATCTACAAATGGCATTTAATACTTTAATTGATTCATTAGGACTGATGAAAGGATATATGGATACAGCAAATTCTGAATCTCAAAAATTACTTTATGAAATGAATATTAGGGAAAAAGAACTTACTGAAATTCGAGATCAAATTGATGATAAACTTGCATATTTTAAAGAAGTTACTAATAGGGATGCTTCAGACATTACTGAACCAATTTCAAAAAAGAACCTACTATTATGGACTGGACTTCAAAGAGTTCATCAACTTTCTCCTGTAATTGTAATATTAGTTTTATTATTTATTGGACTATTACTTTCTAATGTAGTGGTATCTTTAGAGATTAATTCTAATGCTTATTTTAGAAACCTTATATCTCCAGTTAAACAAGGGAAATTTGTGTTGTCTTTATTTTTCACAAGTATGTTAATTATTTTATTTCAAATGTTTTTCTTGTTCTTAATTATTCAAATGGTATTTAAAATTGAAGTTTTTACATTGAGTAAATTATTTTCAGTTGGATTAGTAGTTATTTTAATTCTAATGATTTTTGTTCTTACTGGGATATTTTTAGCTTATTTATTTAGTTCGATTCAGATTTCAATTCTATTTACAACATTCTTAATGTTGTTCTTATTTTTACTTTCAGATATAATTGTACCACTTGAAATTATGCCTAAAATATTTTCTACTCTTTTAAGATTGAATCCAGTAATTATAGGTGAAGATTTAATTAGAAGATTATTTTTCATAGATGAATTTAGTCTATCCTTAAAAGATATAATTATATTTATTCCATACAATATTATATTAATAGTATTAGTGACTGTTGCAAGTAGAATGAGAGTTAAGAATATGTTTTAA
- a CDS encoding ABC transporter ATP-binding protein has protein sequence MERNPLISFKEIQKLFKNKTILHDLNLDIYEKEIIGLLGKSGCGKSTLLKILIGFYKPDNGMIIYKSDNLIRHNEKIRKIAGYVSQENSFYEKLTVEENLKFFAKLYSVKRHNIKDRIDFLLGLVNLDNSRHTMASNISGGMKRRLEFAISLVHDPKILILDEPLTGLDITIRDQLWDVVKQIRTNGVTIIISTHLLNSAQENCDRVAILHNNKISSDFIITSEMRSKTHFDLEKKFIEVTSK, from the coding sequence ATGGAAAGAAATCCACTTATTAGCTTTAAAGAAATTCAAAAATTGTTTAAGAATAAAACTATCCTTCATGATTTAAACTTAGATATTTATGAAAAAGAGATTATAGGTCTTTTAGGTAAGAGTGGATGTGGAAAGAGTACATTGTTAAAGATTTTGATTGGATTTTATAAACCTGATAATGGGATGATAATCTATAAAAGTGATAATTTAATTAGACATAATGAAAAAATTAGGAAAATTGCTGGATATGTGTCTCAAGAGAATTCTTTTTATGAAAAGCTTACAGTTGAAGAGAATTTGAAATTCTTTGCAAAATTATATAGTGTTAAAAGACACAACATTAAAGATAGAATAGATTTTTTATTAGGTCTTGTAAATCTTGATAATTCTAGACATACAATGGCAAGCAATATTTCCGGAGGAATGAAAAGAAGATTAGAATTTGCAATTTCTTTAGTCCATGACCCTAAAATACTAATTTTAGATGAACCTTTAACTGGATTAGATATTACTATTCGAGATCAATTATGGGATGTTGTAAAACAAATTAGAACTAATGGAGTTACAATTATAATCTCTACTCACCTTCTAAATTCTGCTCAAGAAAATTGTGATAGGGTTGCAATTCTTCATAATAATAAAATTAGTTCGGATTTCATAATCACTTCTGAGATGAGAAGCAAAACTCATTTTGATCTTGAGAAAAAATTTATAGAGGTTACTTCAAAATGA